From a single Marinilabiliales bacterium genomic region:
- a CDS encoding RraA family protein: protein MRNFSFIVAVLALFVSSPLLSAQEAPDVSDEVLLELYRGARVADVVDAMATVGYTGIGVMDPKIAPLWKDVKDMSHRFSGIAVTVRYGPTNRPMYPGADLTKPENYEVYREWRGYWYWRISNEPFQEFIKPGTVIVMDNRDDNDTGSTGSKNIMEWKEKGAVGLVTAGGVRDIDEIILQRNPVYTNYYERGRGERIGRNEVIDVQRPVVVGGALVHPGDMVVADSDGVVVVPRRVAVRVGQIAYQELVDDIEGRRALYERLGFEFDETVEIREEPEVFFRRLGLPADPNKP, encoded by the coding sequence ATGAGAAACTTTTCTTTTATTGTTGCTGTGCTGGCCTTATTTGTTTCCAGCCCGTTATTGTCTGCCCAGGAAGCCCCTGATGTTTCCGATGAGGTTCTGCTTGAGCTCTACAGGGGAGCGAGGGTTGCCGATGTTGTTGATGCAATGGCTACTGTCGGTTATACCGGCATAGGCGTGATGGATCCGAAAATTGCCCCGTTATGGAAAGATGTCAAGGACATGAGCCACCGTTTTTCAGGAATTGCCGTTACTGTGCGTTACGGCCCCACCAACCGTCCGATGTACCCGGGAGCCGACCTGACTAAGCCTGAAAATTATGAGGTTTACAGGGAGTGGAGGGGGTACTGGTACTGGAGGATATCGAACGAGCCTTTCCAGGAGTTCATCAAACCGGGTACCGTTATAGTAATGGATAACCGCGATGATAACGACACCGGGTCGACCGGTTCAAAGAACATAATGGAATGGAAGGAGAAGGGGGCAGTGGGACTGGTAACGGCCGGAGGGGTGAGGGATATCGACGAGATAATCCTTCAGAGAAACCCCGTTTACACCAACTATTATGAAAGGGGCCGCGGCGAGCGTATCGGCAGGAATGAGGTGATCGACGTGCAGCGGCCGGTTGTGGTTGGAGGTGCTCTTGTCCATCCCGGCGATATGGTGGTGGCCGATTCTGACGGTGTTGTAGTTGTTCCCCGAAGGGTTGCCGTAAGGGTGGGGCAGATCGCCTACCAGGAGCTGGTCGATGACATAGAAGGTCGCAGGGCTCTTTACGAGAGGCTTGGTTTTGAATTTGATGAAACCGTTGAGATACGGGAGGAGCCTGAAGTCTTCTTCAGAAGGCTCGGATTACCGGCCGATCCGAACAAACCGTGA
- a CDS encoding GntR family transcriptional regulator, with amino-acid sequence MKTPRYRQVQNMLKTRIQKGLLREGDLLPSENQLCITFSITRTTARKALEELHKEGYIDRLHGKGSIVKERSKSLGLLNVKGFSEAVGQNINTVFLQAPAIRRWVAGFPFETGEDERQTPCIHFERLRSVGEDPVIIENNWFPGRALPGFIDNGFAEGSFFKTLSMKYGTEITGSEQEIRALPADKRSSQLLRINPGQPVLQISIRFTTSNPLLNIYSELICNTMKYPIGNSYFL; translated from the coding sequence ATGAAGACACCCAGATACCGGCAGGTACAGAACATGCTTAAAACCAGGATACAGAAAGGCCTGCTCAGGGAGGGAGACCTGTTGCCATCTGAAAACCAGCTCTGTATTACTTTCAGCATAACCCGCACCACTGCAAGGAAGGCACTTGAAGAGCTCCATAAAGAGGGCTATATTGACCGGCTGCACGGGAAAGGGAGCATTGTAAAAGAGAGAAGTAAATCTTTGGGGCTTCTTAATGTAAAAGGCTTCTCAGAAGCCGTCGGGCAGAACATCAATACCGTATTTCTCCAGGCTCCGGCCATAAGAAGATGGGTTGCCGGCTTCCCTTTCGAAACAGGCGAAGATGAACGGCAAACACCCTGCATACATTTTGAGCGCCTGCGATCTGTGGGTGAAGACCCGGTGATAATTGAAAATAACTGGTTCCCGGGCAGAGCCCTTCCCGGGTTCATTGATAACGGCTTCGCAGAGGGGTCATTTTTCAAAACGCTCAGCATGAAATATGGCACGGAGATAACAGGGTCGGAACAGGAAATAAGGGCATTGCCGGCAGATAAAAGGAGCTCGCAGCTCCTCAGGATCAATCCGGGGCAACCTGTGCTCCAGATATCAATCCGCTTTACTACCAGCAACCCCTTACTGAACATTTACAGCGAGCTTATATGCAACACCATGAAATACCCGATCGGGAACAGCTATTTCCTTTAA
- the deoC gene encoding deoxyribose-phosphate aldolase — translation MIRELAKMIDHSILHPTMTDDDLLRECQVAAKYDVASVCVKPYMVKKAAGLLEGTDVLVGCVIGFPAGNSTIEVKVFETETACKDGAVEIDMVINIGKALSGEWDYIEKEIDAVTRASHKNGAIVKVIFETDYITRDEDKIRLCEICTRTGADYVKTSSGFGFVKGDDGKFSYTGATLHDLRLMRKHSGPRVRVKAAGGVRTLDQLLEVREAGCSRSGATATITMLEEAKKRFKE, via the coding sequence ATGATCAGAGAACTTGCAAAGATGATCGACCATTCGATCCTTCATCCCACGATGACAGACGATGACCTTTTAAGGGAATGCCAGGTAGCGGCAAAATATGATGTCGCTTCGGTATGTGTCAAACCCTACATGGTGAAAAAAGCAGCCGGACTGCTTGAAGGCACCGACGTGCTGGTTGGTTGTGTGATAGGCTTCCCGGCAGGAAATTCAACAATTGAAGTCAAGGTTTTCGAAACCGAGACCGCCTGCAAAGACGGCGCTGTTGAGATCGACATGGTGATAAATATCGGGAAGGCCCTTTCGGGGGAATGGGACTATATTGAAAAGGAGATAGATGCAGTTACCAGGGCCAGTCATAAAAACGGTGCAATTGTAAAAGTTATCTTTGAAACCGACTATATAACAAGAGACGAAGACAAGATCAGGCTGTGCGAAATATGCACCCGCACCGGGGCCGATTACGTGAAAACATCGTCGGGGTTCGGGTTTGTGAAGGGCGACGACGGTAAATTCTCCTACACCGGGGCAACACTCCACGACCTGCGCCTGATGCGCAAACACAGCGGCCCCCGTGTCAGGGTAAAGGCTGCCGGCGGTGTACGCACCCTCGATCAGCTCCTGGAGGTGAGGGAAGCAGGATGCTCAAGAAGTGGTGCAACAGCCACAATAACCATGCTTGAAGAGGCAAAAAAGAGATTCAAAGAATAA
- a CDS encoding gfo/Idh/MocA family oxidoreductase, which produces MQKSRREFVKKAALGAAGITVGGLGFSARSYGNIIGSNDRVNVGIVGFSDRTRASLIDALLSQSADLNFSITSVSDIWNRRRDEAKAFMAERNVDVKLYRNNEELYEKGNVDAVIIGTADFQHALHTVEAVEAGKDVYVEKPFAETMEDNRKARAAVERTGKIVTIGSQRRSAANYHAANDFIRSGQFGDIVMVEMTWNVNQPGRWRRPSLVSQIREGDTDWKRYLMNRPWEPWDPRKYLEYRLFWPYSSGIPGQWMAHQIDTVHWFSGYDHPRSVAANGGIYLWKDGRENYDTMTAVFDYGPPNDPSSGFQVVYSSRFTNSAGGVKELYYSNGGTLNLDTNKITPHGGLSEYHSRAMNMEPNLLPEMDLPTASAVTSADTGVDNMTLSHMRNWMECVRSRKEPNAPVKSGYDHSVANIMVTAALRTGQFVTFDEANQEVLAGGKVFTY; this is translated from the coding sequence ATGCAAAAATCAAGAAGAGAATTTGTCAAAAAGGCAGCACTCGGGGCTGCCGGGATCACCGTGGGAGGCCTCGGCTTCAGCGCACGATCCTACGGGAACATTATCGGATCAAATGACCGTGTCAATGTCGGCATTGTAGGGTTCTCAGACCGCACCAGGGCTTCGCTAATTGATGCCCTGCTAAGCCAGTCGGCCGACCTGAATTTTTCCATCACATCTGTTTCTGATATCTGGAACCGGAGGAGGGATGAAGCAAAAGCTTTCATGGCAGAGCGGAATGTTGATGTAAAACTGTACCGGAACAATGAAGAGCTTTACGAAAAGGGCAACGTCGATGCCGTGATCATTGGCACAGCTGATTTCCAGCATGCCCTGCACACCGTTGAAGCCGTTGAGGCAGGCAAGGATGTTTACGTGGAAAAACCTTTTGCCGAAACGATGGAGGACAACCGGAAGGCAAGGGCCGCTGTTGAACGCACCGGCAAGATCGTTACCATCGGTTCGCAAAGAAGAAGCGCCGCCAATTACCATGCGGCCAACGATTTCATCAGGTCAGGACAGTTCGGCGACATCGTGATGGTTGAGATGACCTGGAACGTAAACCAGCCCGGCAGGTGGAGAAGGCCCTCACTGGTGTCGCAGATAAGGGAAGGGGACACGGACTGGAAACGGTACCTGATGAACAGGCCATGGGAGCCCTGGGACCCAAGGAAATATCTTGAATACCGGCTTTTCTGGCCCTATTCGTCGGGCATTCCCGGACAATGGATGGCGCACCAGATAGATACGGTTCACTGGTTCAGCGGTTATGACCATCCCAGGAGCGTGGCAGCCAATGGCGGCATCTACCTGTGGAAGGACGGGCGCGAGAACTACGACACCATGACCGCCGTGTTCGATTACGGTCCCCCGAACGACCCCTCGTCAGGGTTCCAGGTGGTCTATTCGTCACGGTTCACCAATTCGGCGGGGGGAGTTAAGGAACTCTACTACTCAAACGGGGGCACCCTGAACCTTGACACCAACAAGATAACCCCGCATGGCGGACTCTCTGAATATCATTCAAGGGCAATGAACATGGAACCCAACCTGCTTCCGGAGATGGACCTGCCCACTGCTTCGGCCGTCACCTCGGCAGATACAGGCGTTGATAACATGACCCTCAGCCACATGAGAAACTGGATGGAGTGCGTGAGGAGCCGCAAAGAGCCCAATGCGCCGGTCAAATCAGGCTACGACCACTCGGTTGCCAATATCATGGTGACTGCAGCATTGCGCACCGGCCAGTTCGTAACTTTTGACGAAGCGAACCAGGAGGTGCTGGCAGGAGGAAAAGTCTTCACCTACTAG